A genomic window from Candidatus Omnitrophota bacterium includes:
- a CDS encoding class I SAM-dependent methyltransferase, producing the protein MKENDIRKRSTFNRYLELVEKDAREFFDPASFTAVGCPSCGGAEHAFEFEKAGFKYVSCKKCSTLFVNPRPPFNKLKEFYSNSPSTSYWVNEFFKPVAAARREKIFRPRAEYLSKMLGKSGGLVIGDIGAGFGIFLEELRNIAPGNRYIAVEPSLEMADICKKNGLEVECACMEDITGMDGAFDALSIFELAEHLHDPHSFFKKAHSLLKPGGRLFATTLNGMGFDILLLWEKSKSISPPHHLNFFNPHSLKYLMESIGFEAEEVSTPGKLDWDIVEGMIKDEGVKVGRLWEMVAHSGTNGCKEGLQDWIASNNLSSHMRIIARKKGPLS; encoded by the coding sequence ATGAAAGAAAACGATATAAGAAAACGCAGTACATTCAACAGGTATCTTGAGCTGGTTGAAAAAGACGCGCGGGAATTCTTTGACCCGGCTTCGTTTACCGCGGTCGGCTGCCCGTCCTGCGGCGGCGCGGAGCACGCCTTCGAGTTTGAAAAGGCGGGTTTCAAGTATGTATCATGCAAAAAATGTTCTACCCTGTTCGTCAATCCAAGGCCGCCGTTCAATAAATTGAAGGAATTTTACTCAAACTCGCCTTCGACGAGTTATTGGGTGAATGAGTTCTTTAAGCCGGTCGCCGCGGCCAGGAGGGAAAAGATATTCAGGCCGAGGGCGGAATATCTGAGCAAGATGCTCGGTAAAAGCGGGGGACTTGTCATAGGGGATATAGGGGCCGGGTTCGGGATATTCCTTGAAGAGTTAAGGAATATCGCCCCCGGCAACAGGTATATTGCGGTGGAGCCGTCATTAGAAATGGCGGATATCTGCAAAAAGAACGGCCTTGAGGTGGAATGCGCATGCATGGAAGATATAACCGGGATGGACGGCGCATTCGACGCGCTCAGTATTTTTGAACTGGCCGAGCACCTCCACGACCCGCATTCTTTTTTCAAAAAGGCCCACTCCCTCCTGAAGCCGGGCGGACGGCTGTTCGCGACCACTTTGAACGGGATGGGCTTTGACATACTGCTGTTATGGGAAAAGTCAAAGAGCATTTCGCCGCCCCACCACCTTAATTTCTTCAATCCCCATTCATTGAAATATTTGATGGAGAGTATCGGTTTCGAGGCGGAAGAGGTCTCGACGCCGGGCAAGCTTGACTGGGATATAGTCGAAGGGATGATAAAGGATGAAGGCGTAAAAGTCGGCAGGCTATGGGAGATGGTAGCACATTCCGGCACTAACGGGTGCAAGGAAGGGTTGCAGGATTGGATAGCAAGTAACAATCTCAGTTCCCATATGCGTATAATAGCCAGGAAGAAAGGGCCCTTGTCATGA
- a CDS encoding DapH/DapD/GlmU-related protein yields MSLIGNMKRAAGTVAGECREWFERLFIAYLPGRIGILARRLYWSPQFLRCRSFIISYGCRVTNPKGITMGDRVNIMHNCCLYANDNGTIKIGNGVNMNSNVIIGAANDGEIILGDNVAIGPNVVLRASNHIYGRKDIPINKQGHTGGRIVVEDDVWIGANAVVLRNVTIGKGAVIGAGAVVNRDIPPGALACGVPAKVIKADCRG; encoded by the coding sequence ATGAGCTTGATAGGAAATATGAAACGCGCTGCAGGAACGGTAGCCGGCGAGTGCAGGGAGTGGTTCGAGAGGCTGTTTATCGCTTATCTGCCGGGAAGGATAGGGATATTGGCGCGGCGCTTATACTGGTCGCCGCAATTCCTCCGGTGCCGTTCTTTCATTATTTCATACGGTTGCAGGGTCACGAACCCGAAAGGCATCACTATGGGCGATCGCGTGAATATAATGCACAACTGCTGCCTTTATGCCAATGATAACGGGACCATCAAGATCGGCAACGGGGTCAACATGAACAGCAACGTGATAATAGGGGCCGCGAACGACGGCGAAATAATCCTGGGCGACAACGTGGCGATCGGGCCGAATGTCGTCCTTCGCGCGAGCAACCACATATACGGACGCAAGGATATCCCTATCAACAAACAGGGCCATACCGGAGGCAGGATAGTCGTGGAGGATGATGTCTGGATAGGCGCAAATGCGGTAGTGCTGCGCAATGTGACTATAGGTAAAGGAGCCGTCATAGGCGCCGGCGCAGTCGTGAACCGCGATATACCGCCGGGGGCCCTGGCTTGCGGGGTTCCCGCCAAGGTAATAAAGGCGGATTGCAGGGGCTGA
- a CDS encoding radical SAM protein yields MIKNIKVLLLYPNMMMKNLLPPSIGLLTACLKEKGFEVALFDTTYYITDMENPDEIRKSYLQVRTYDAKDYGISIKTTDVTEDFKKKVAEFKPDLIGVTVVEDTMPLALRLIGSLGKDRPPTIFGGIYISYLKEKAFENKEIDSICLGEGEGALVELCERMQNGLDYYDVQNLCFRRGSEVVKNKVRPLVDLDRLPTPDYSLFDPKRLYSPMQGKMYRMLPVDFDRGCPYDCSFCASPAYRNWYREQNGGCYFRKKDPGKIIEEMKEMAGKYSLEYLYFNSDTFLTLRDDVLVKLMSRIRDEVGLPFWCQSRVETISEDKVRLLKDCGCDRITVGLEHGNEGFRKKIIRKNFTNEQFIRATETINKVGVPLSVNNIIGFPYETRELIFDTIRLNRKVRSDTVSVFIFYPYTGTRLYDLCAKDGLIDRSVTNASLLQNSVIRNKNITKEHLNQLLKTFCLYVKFPEAMWPDIEKVENLEPGSEGIFKRLSEEYQKKYF; encoded by the coding sequence ATGATTAAGAATATTAAAGTGCTGTTGTTATATCCGAACATGATGATGAAGAACCTGCTTCCCCCGTCCATAGGGTTGCTTACGGCCTGCCTTAAGGAGAAGGGTTTTGAAGTCGCCCTGTTCGATACCACATATTACATCACCGACATGGAAAACCCGGACGAGATCCGGAAGTCGTATTTGCAGGTAAGGACTTACGATGCGAAAGATTACGGGATATCTATCAAAACAACGGATGTTACCGAAGATTTCAAAAAGAAGGTCGCTGAATTCAAGCCCGACCTGATAGGCGTTACGGTCGTTGAAGACACGATGCCGCTCGCTTTAAGGCTGATAGGATCACTGGGCAAAGACAGGCCGCCGACCATCTTCGGGGGCATTTATATCTCTTACCTTAAGGAGAAGGCGTTTGAGAATAAGGAGATAGATTCTATCTGCCTCGGCGAAGGCGAAGGCGCCTTGGTGGAATTGTGCGAGAGGATGCAGAACGGGCTGGATTACTATGACGTCCAAAACTTATGCTTTAGGCGCGGCAGCGAGGTCGTCAAGAACAAGGTCAGGCCGCTGGTCGACCTGGACAGGCTGCCGACCCCGGACTATTCGCTTTTCGACCCGAAAAGGCTGTACAGCCCCATGCAGGGAAAGATGTACAGGATGCTGCCGGTAGACTTTGACAGGGGCTGCCCTTATGACTGCAGTTTTTGCGCCTCACCGGCTTACCGGAACTGGTACCGGGAACAGAACGGCGGCTGCTATTTCAGGAAGAAGGACCCCGGGAAGATAATCGAAGAGATGAAGGAGATGGCGGGAAAATACAGCCTCGAGTACCTTTATTTTAACAGCGACACTTTCCTGACGCTCCGCGATGATGTATTAGTGAAGTTGATGTCGAGGATAAGGGACGAGGTCGGCCTTCCTTTCTGGTGCCAGTCGCGGGTGGAGACGATAAGCGAAGATAAGGTGCGGCTGCTTAAGGATTGCGGCTGCGACCGTATCACCGTCGGGCTCGAACACGGCAACGAGGGATTCAGGAAAAAGATAATAAGGAAGAACTTTACCAATGAACAATTTATCAGGGCCACCGAGACCATCAATAAAGTAGGCGTCCCGCTGAGCGTCAACAATATCATAGGGTTCCCCTACGAGACGCGCGAACTCATCTTTGACACCATAAGATTGAACAGGAAGGTAAGGTCGGATACGGTGAGCGTTTTCATATTCTATCCCTATACCGGGACGAGATTATACGATCTTTGCGCAAAGGACGGCCTTATCGACCGCTCCGTCACGAACGCCTCGCTCCTGCAGAATAGCGTAATAAGGAACAAGAATATTACGAAGGAGCACCTCAACCAGCTCCTCAAGACATTTTGTCTCTATGTGAAGTTCCCGGAAGCGATGTGGCCTGATATCGAGAAAGTGGAGAATCTTGAACCGGGAAGCGAAGGGATATTCAAGAGATTGAGCGAAGAATACCAAAAGAAGTATTTTTAA
- a CDS encoding phosphoglycerate dehydrogenase, protein MKKIFISTASFGEFDRAPLDLLKEAGYEAGMNTNGRSLAKDEIVKLASGAVGIVAGTEPLDRDNMARLPGLKVISRCGAGMDNVDLKAAAELGIRVFNTPDAPTLAVAELTVGLLLNLLRRTSQMDREIRGGKWKKRMGNLLSGKRVGIIGFGRIGRKVAELLGPFKCELTYYDIKDAAGQPAAGAKKTGLDELLSTSDIVLIHISKTKEGYLLGENELKKIKKLAWVVNVSRGGMVDETALCRALKDGSLSGAAMDVFEQEPYQGPLKEMENVILTPHIGSYAREARIQMEVEAVKNLLKGLEDIK, encoded by the coding sequence ATGAAAAAGATATTTATTTCGACAGCGAGTTTTGGGGAATTTGACCGCGCGCCGCTTGACCTGCTCAAAGAGGCAGGTTATGAGGCCGGCATGAACACGAACGGCAGGAGCCTGGCAAAAGACGAGATAGTGAAGCTCGCTTCGGGGGCGGTAGGCATCGTCGCCGGGACCGAGCCGCTCGACAGGGATAACATGGCCCGCCTCCCCGGCCTTAAAGTCATATCGCGCTGCGGAGCGGGGATGGATAATGTGGACCTGAAGGCAGCCGCAGAGTTAGGCATACGCGTCTTTAATACGCCCGATGCCCCGACGCTCGCCGTGGCTGAGCTTACCGTGGGGTTATTGTTAAACCTTTTGAGAAGGACGTCCCAGATGGACAGGGAGATCCGCGGCGGGAAATGGAAAAAAAGGATGGGAAACCTCCTGAGCGGGAAACGGGTCGGGATAATCGGTTTTGGCCGAATAGGAAGAAAAGTGGCGGAGTTATTGGGCCCGTTTAAATGCGAATTGACATATTATGACATAAAGGATGCCGCCGGGCAGCCGGCCGCAGGCGCCAAAAAGACCGGGCTCGACGAATTATTAAGTACGTCCGATATAGTTCTGATACACATCTCCAAGACAAAAGAAGGATACCTGCTGGGGGAGAACGAGCTTAAGAAGATAAAGAAACTCGCGTGGGTCGTTAATGTGTCGCGCGGAGGAATGGTCGACGAAACGGCCTTATGCCGCGCCTTGAAAGACGGCAGCCTGTCAGGGGCGGCAATGGATGTCTTTGAGCAGGAGCCCTACCAGGGGCCTTTAAAAGAGATGGAAAATGTCATACTTACGCCGCACATCGGTTCTTATGCCAGGGAGGCAAGGATACAGATGGAAGTGGAAGCGGTGAAGAATCTGTTAAAAGGACTGGAGGACATTAAATGA
- a CDS encoding NAD(P)-dependent oxidoreductase — MKVIVFGGSGFLGSHVADALTDAGHNVIVYDLVRSQYLKNGQKMIVGDVLDEGLVSKSMKGCEVVYNFAGIADIEEASKRPIDTVKSNILGNSVLLESARKAGIKRFVFASSLYVYSKAGSFYRSAKQACEFLIEDYHEVYGLPYTILRYGSLYGPRSDKGNFIHRIIREALTEGKIRRYGDGEELREYIHVFDASKGSVEILAKEFANQHVILTGNQQLRIKDLLVMIREMFDNKIDIEFLSPRENGHYEITPYSFKPRIGKRLASKTYLDLSQGILDSIYEMHKQFSPRADHAVKAAKKKAGK; from the coding sequence ATGAAAGTCATAGTCTTTGGCGGTTCGGGATTCCTCGGCAGTCATGTGGCGGACGCCCTGACCGATGCCGGGCACAATGTCATAGTTTATGACCTTGTCCGCTCGCAATATCTCAAGAACGGTCAAAAGATGATCGTGGGAGACGTGCTCGACGAGGGATTGGTGTCAAAGAGCATGAAAGGGTGCGAGGTCGTCTATAATTTCGCCGGAATCGCGGACATAGAGGAAGCGAGCAAGCGTCCTATAGATACCGTGAAGTCCAATATACTCGGCAATTCCGTGCTGCTGGAATCTGCAAGGAAAGCCGGCATCAAAAGGTTCGTATTCGCCAGCTCCCTCTACGTCTACAGCAAGGCCGGTTCGTTTTACAGGAGCGCTAAACAGGCATGCGAGTTCTTGATCGAGGACTACCACGAAGTGTACGGCCTTCCCTATACGATCCTGCGTTACGGGTCCCTTTACGGCCCGCGGTCGGATAAAGGCAATTTCATCCACAGGATAATAAGAGAGGCCCTGACCGAAGGCAAGATAAGGCGGTACGGCGACGGGGAAGAATTGAGGGAGTATATCCACGTATTCGACGCCTCCAAAGGAAGCGTCGAAATACTCGCGAAGGAGTTCGCCAACCAGCACGTGATCCTCACCGGGAACCAGCAGTTGCGGATAAAGGACCTCCTCGTCATGATACGCGAGATGTTCGATAACAAGATAGATATCGAATTCCTGTCCCCGAGGGAGAACGGCCACTACGAGATAACGCCTTATTCGTTTAAGCCCAGGATAGGCAAGAGGCTGGCGAGTAAGACTTATCTTGACCTGAGCCAGGGAATCCTGGACAGCATTTATGAAATGCACAAGCAGTTCAGCCCGCGCGCGGACCATGCCGTGAAAGCAGCTAAAAAGAAGGCCGGAAAGTGA